One region of Ananas comosus cultivar F153 linkage group 9, ASM154086v1, whole genome shotgun sequence genomic DNA includes:
- the LOC109715789 gene encoding tryptophan synthase alpha chain-like: protein MAGALRASSSFSALLLPRGSSSPPRPLKVSLYPRKSFAPPMASLAVSSSPTLTISDTFSKLREQGKVALIPFITAGDPDLVTTSKALKVLDSCGSDLIELGVPYSDPLADGPVIQAAATRALAKGTNFDSVISMLKEVVPQLSCPIALFMYYNPILKRGVENFMSIIRSVGIHGLVVPDVPLEETEILRDQAVKHNIELVLLTTPTTPTERMKAIVEASEGFIYLVSSVGVTGARASVSLRVQSLLQEIKQATTKPVAVGFGISKPEHVEQVAGWGADGVIFGSAIVKLLGEAKSSEDGLKELENFTRSLKAALP from the exons ATGGCCGGCGCTCTCAGAGCCTCATCATCGTTCTccgctctcctcctccctcgcGGATCCTCTTCTCCACCTCGCCCTCTCAAAGTCTCCCTCTACCCTCGCAAGTCCTTCGCTCCACCCATGGCCTCTCTCGCGGTCTCTTCGTCTCCGACTCTCACCATCTCCgacaccttctccaagctccgGGAACAGGGAAAG GTTGCACTTATTCCTTTCATAACTGCTGGTGATCCTGATTTGGTTACGACATCAAAAGCGTTGAAAGTTCTTGATTCTTGCGGTTCAGACTTGATAGAATTGGGCGTACCTTATTCAGATCCTTTGGCAGATGGACCAGTTATTCAG GCAGCTGCTACGCGTGCCCTAGCAAAAGGAACAAACTTTGATTCAGTCATCTCCATGCTAAAGGAG GTAGTACCTCAGCTGTCTTGTCCAATAGCTCTCTTTATGTATTACAATCCTATCCTGAAGCGTGGTGTGGAGAATTTCATGTCTATTATAAGAAGTGTCGGCATACATG GGCTTGTGGTGCCTGATGTTCCTTTGGAGGAGACTGAAATTTTGAGAGATCAAGCTGTTAAGCATAATATTGAGTTA GTGCTACTTACAACTCCAACTACACCAACTGAGAGGATGAAAGCCATCGTAGAAGCTTCAGAAGGTTTTATTTACCTT GTCAGCTCAGTGGGAGTTACAGGTGCCCGTGCATCTGTTAGTTTACGCGTGCAATCTCTTCTTCAGGAGATTAAACAG GCAACGACTAAACCTGTAGCAGTCGGCTTTGGCATATCGAAACCGGAGCACGTGGAGCAG GTGGCTGGATGGGGTGCGGACGGTGTGATATTCGGTAGTGCGATAGTAAAGCTCTTGGGCGAAGCAAAATCCTCTGAAGATGGATTGAAAGAGCTGGAAAACTTCACAAGGTCCTTGAAGGCCGCACTTCCGTGA